The following coding sequences lie in one Micromonospora sp. R77 genomic window:
- a CDS encoding deoxyguanosinetriphosphate triphosphohydrolase: MSEADDAARLVEEAPKDTGYGRSPYERDRARVLHSAAFRRLAAKTQVHTAGTDDFLRTRLTHSLEVAQIAREMGDRLGCDPDVVDTAGLAHDLGHPPFGHNGEDALDTLAADCGGFEGNAQTLRVLTRLEAKVLAPDGTSAGLNLTRASLDAVGKYPWPRRPGRRKFGVYADDRPVFDWLRAGAPTDGRRCLEAQVMDWADDVAYSVHDVEDGIHGGYVSLAPLADPDERRALCADVATAYSGESADDLDEVLVDLLAEPVLAPLAGYDGSHRAQAALKATTSVLTGRFVSTVVAATRDRFGPAPHRRYAADLVVPRRIRAQCALLKGIALRYVMRRPGAGPRYARQREILAELVAALVDRAPDALDPVFAPLWRDATDDAARLRVVIDQVASLTDPAALAWHGRLVGGRVGDGRD, encoded by the coding sequence GTGAGCGAGGCTGACGACGCGGCGCGCCTGGTCGAGGAGGCGCCCAAGGACACCGGGTACGGGCGGTCGCCGTACGAGCGGGACCGGGCGCGGGTGCTGCACTCGGCCGCGTTCCGGCGGCTCGCCGCGAAGACCCAGGTGCACACCGCCGGCACGGACGACTTCCTGCGTACCCGGCTGACCCACTCGCTGGAGGTGGCGCAGATCGCCCGCGAGATGGGCGACCGGCTGGGCTGCGACCCGGACGTGGTGGACACCGCCGGGCTCGCGCACGACCTCGGCCACCCGCCGTTCGGGCACAACGGCGAGGACGCGCTGGACACCCTCGCCGCCGACTGCGGCGGCTTCGAGGGGAACGCGCAGACGCTGCGGGTGCTCACCCGGCTGGAGGCGAAGGTGCTCGCCCCGGACGGCACCTCCGCCGGGCTGAACCTCACCCGCGCGTCGCTCGACGCGGTCGGCAAGTACCCGTGGCCGCGCCGCCCCGGCCGGCGCAAGTTCGGCGTGTACGCCGACGACCGCCCGGTCTTCGACTGGTTGCGCGCGGGCGCCCCGACCGACGGCCGGCGCTGCCTGGAGGCGCAGGTGATGGACTGGGCCGACGACGTGGCGTACTCGGTGCACGACGTGGAGGACGGCATCCACGGCGGGTACGTCAGCCTCGCCCCGCTGGCCGACCCGGACGAGCGGCGGGCGCTCTGCGCCGACGTGGCGACGGCGTACTCCGGGGAGTCCGCGGACGACCTGGACGAGGTGCTGGTCGACCTGCTCGCCGAGCCGGTGCTCGCCCCCCTCGCCGGGTACGACGGCAGCCACCGCGCGCAGGCCGCCCTGAAGGCCACCACCAGCGTGCTCACCGGCCGGTTCGTCTCGACCGTGGTGGCCGCCACCCGGGACCGGTTCGGCCCCGCCCCGCACCGCCGGTACGCCGCCGACCTGGTGGTGCCGCGCCGGATCCGGGCCCAGTGCGCGCTGCTCAAGGGCATCGCACTGCGCTACGTGATGCGCCGTCCCGGCGCGGGCCCCCGGTACGCCCGGCAGCGGGAGATCCTCGCCGAGCTGGTCGCCGCCCTGGTCGACCGGGCGCCGGACGCGCTCGACCCGGTCTTCGCGCCGCTGTGGCGGGACGCGACCGACGACGCCGCGCGGCTCCGGGTGGTGATCGACCAGGTCGCCTCGCTCACCGACCCGGCCGCGCTGGCCTGGCACGGTCGCCTGGTCGGCGGGCGGGTGGGGGACGGGCGGGACTGA
- a CDS encoding VOC family protein has translation MTSVWESLTVDARDPSRLAHWWAEALGYQVVADKPDEVEIRPAADRLPGIVFVPVTDAKQTKNRLHLDLRPADREAEVERLVDMGARHVDVGQGDVGWTVLADPEGNEFCVLRGREE, from the coding sequence ATGACCAGTGTCTGGGAGAGCCTGACCGTGGACGCCCGCGATCCCTCCCGGCTGGCCCACTGGTGGGCGGAGGCACTCGGCTACCAGGTGGTCGCCGACAAGCCGGACGAGGTGGAGATCCGCCCCGCGGCGGACCGACTCCCCGGCATCGTCTTCGTCCCGGTCACCGACGCCAAACAGACCAAGAACCGGCTCCACCTCGACCTGCGCCCGGCCGACCGGGAGGCCGAGGTCGAGCGGCTGGTCGACATGGGCGCCCGGCACGTCGACGTGGGCCAGGGCGACGTCGGCTGGACGGTGCTGGCCGACCCGGAGGGCAACGAGTTCTGCGTACTGCGGGGGCGCGAGGAGTGA
- the ppdK gene encoding pyruvate, phosphate dikinase, giving the protein MAAQETVEHKYVYDFAEGNKDLKDLLGGKGANLAEMTNLGLPVPPGFTITTEACKAYLTTGREPDGLAGQIEAHLASLEREMGRKLGDAGDPLLVSVRSGAKFSMPGMMETVLNVGLNDRSVVGLSAQAGGNDRFAWDSYRRLIQMFGKTVCEVPGEEFEHALDEAKRAKGTQNDLDLDADDLRGLVDAYKKIFVKHTGREFPQEPREQLDLAIRAVFESWNAERAILYRRQERIPADLGTAVNVVSMVFGNLGPDSGTGVAFTRDPGSGAQGIYGDYLANAQGEDVVAGIRNTVPLQELEQLDKSSYDELLGIMARLEEHYRDLCDIEFTIERGKLWMLQTRVGKRTAAAAFVIAGQLVDEGLIDLDEALHRVNGAQLAQLMFPRFQLDHEFQPVATGIGASPGAASGKVVFTSARAVELAAEGESVILVRRETNPDDLNGMIAAKGILTSRGGKTSHAAVVARGMGKTCVSGADALEVNVPAKKFTVGEHVVGEGDVVSIDGTTGKVYLGEVPVMPSEVVQYFEGSLEPEHVDNALVRAVHRIMTHADAKRRLAVRTNADTGEDAARARRFGAEGIGLCRTEHMFLGDRRELVERLILARTDGERDDALAALLPLQRADFIEIFREMDGLPVTVRLIDPPLHEFLPPLEQLAVNVAVAQERGEDVAKEEALLAAVRRMHEENPMLGLRGVRLGLVIPGLFAMQVRAIAEAAVAVARDGGAACPEIMVPLVGAVQELETVRAEAEKIIAEVVGDSGVEVLIGTMIEVPRAALTAGQIAEAAQFFSFGTNDLTQMGWGFSRDDVEGAFFWRYLELGIFGISPFESIDREGVGRLVRIAAEEGRAARPGLKLGVCGEHGGDPDSVHFFHEVGLDYVSCSPFRVPVARLEAGRAAVETDGSDSR; this is encoded by the coding sequence GTGGCAGCGCAAGAGACGGTCGAGCACAAGTACGTCTACGACTTCGCCGAGGGCAACAAGGACCTCAAGGACCTGCTCGGCGGCAAGGGTGCCAACCTCGCCGAGATGACCAACCTCGGCCTGCCGGTTCCGCCCGGCTTCACCATCACCACCGAGGCCTGCAAGGCGTACCTGACGACCGGCCGGGAGCCGGACGGGTTGGCCGGACAGATCGAGGCGCACCTGGCGTCCCTGGAACGGGAGATGGGGCGCAAGCTCGGCGACGCGGGTGACCCGCTGCTGGTCTCCGTCCGCTCCGGTGCCAAGTTCTCCATGCCCGGCATGATGGAGACCGTCCTCAACGTCGGCCTCAACGACCGTTCCGTGGTCGGGCTCTCCGCCCAGGCGGGCGGGAACGACCGGTTCGCCTGGGACTCCTACCGCCGCCTGATCCAGATGTTCGGCAAGACCGTCTGCGAGGTGCCGGGCGAGGAGTTCGAGCACGCGCTCGACGAGGCCAAGCGCGCCAAGGGTACGCAGAACGACCTGGACCTCGACGCGGACGACCTGCGCGGGCTGGTCGACGCGTACAAGAAGATCTTCGTCAAGCACACCGGGCGGGAGTTCCCGCAGGAGCCGCGCGAGCAGCTCGACCTGGCCATCCGCGCGGTCTTCGAGTCGTGGAACGCCGAGCGCGCCATCCTCTACCGGCGGCAGGAGCGCATCCCCGCCGACCTCGGCACCGCGGTCAACGTGGTCTCCATGGTCTTCGGCAACCTCGGCCCCGACTCCGGCACCGGCGTCGCCTTCACCCGCGACCCGGGCAGCGGCGCGCAGGGCATCTACGGCGACTACCTGGCCAACGCACAGGGCGAGGACGTCGTCGCCGGCATCCGCAACACCGTGCCGTTGCAGGAGCTGGAGCAGCTCGACAAGTCCTCGTACGACGAGCTGCTCGGGATCATGGCCCGGCTCGAGGAGCACTACCGGGACCTCTGCGACATCGAGTTCACCATCGAGCGCGGCAAGCTCTGGATGCTCCAGACCCGGGTCGGCAAGCGCACCGCCGCGGCGGCCTTCGTGATCGCCGGCCAGCTCGTCGACGAGGGCCTGATCGACCTCGACGAGGCGCTGCACCGGGTCAACGGCGCGCAGCTCGCCCAGCTGATGTTCCCCCGCTTCCAGCTCGACCACGAGTTCCAGCCGGTCGCCACGGGCATCGGCGCCTCGCCGGGCGCCGCCTCCGGCAAGGTGGTCTTCACCTCCGCCCGCGCCGTCGAACTGGCCGCCGAGGGGGAGTCGGTGATCCTGGTCCGCCGGGAGACCAACCCCGACGACCTGAACGGCATGATCGCCGCCAAGGGCATCCTCACCTCGCGCGGCGGCAAGACCAGCCACGCCGCGGTGGTGGCCCGGGGCATGGGCAAGACCTGCGTCTCCGGCGCCGACGCGCTGGAGGTGAACGTCCCGGCGAAGAAGTTCACCGTCGGCGAGCACGTCGTCGGCGAGGGCGACGTCGTCTCCATCGACGGCACCACCGGCAAGGTCTACCTCGGTGAGGTGCCGGTCATGCCGTCCGAGGTGGTGCAGTACTTCGAGGGCAGCCTGGAACCGGAGCACGTCGACAACGCGCTGGTCCGGGCCGTACACCGGATCATGACGCACGCCGACGCCAAGCGGCGGCTGGCGGTCCGCACGAACGCCGACACCGGCGAGGACGCCGCGCGGGCGCGGCGGTTCGGCGCCGAGGGCATCGGCCTGTGCCGCACCGAGCACATGTTCCTCGGCGACCGGCGGGAGCTGGTCGAGCGGCTCATCCTGGCCCGCACCGACGGCGAGCGGGACGACGCGCTGGCCGCGCTGCTGCCGTTGCAGCGGGCCGACTTCATCGAGATCTTCCGCGAGATGGACGGGCTGCCGGTCACCGTGCGGCTGATCGACCCGCCGCTGCACGAGTTCCTGCCCCCGCTGGAGCAGCTCGCGGTCAACGTGGCGGTCGCCCAGGAGCGCGGCGAGGACGTGGCCAAGGAGGAGGCGCTGCTCGCCGCCGTCCGGCGGATGCACGAGGAGAACCCGATGCTCGGCCTGCGTGGCGTACGCCTCGGCCTGGTCATCCCCGGTCTCTTCGCCATGCAGGTCCGGGCCATCGCGGAGGCCGCGGTCGCGGTCGCCCGCGACGGCGGCGCCGCCTGCCCGGAGATCATGGTGCCGCTGGTCGGCGCCGTGCAGGAGTTGGAGACGGTACGCGCCGAGGCCGAGAAGATCATCGCCGAGGTGGTCGGGGACAGCGGCGTCGAGGTGCTGATCGGCACCATGATCGAGGTGCCCCGGGCGGCGCTCACCGCCGGGCAGATCGCCGAGGCGGCCCAGTTCTTCTCCTTCGGCACCAACGACCTGACCCAGATGGGCTGGGGCTTCTCCCGCGACGACGTCGAGGGCGCGTTCTTCTGGCGCTACCTGGAGCTGGGCATCTTCGGCATCTCCCCGTTCGAGTCGATCGACCGGGAGGGCGTCGGCCGGCTGGTCCGGATCGCCGCCGAGGAGGGGCGGGCCGCCCGGCCCGGGCTGAAGCTCGGCGTCTGCGGCGAGCACGGCGGCGACCCGGACTCGGTGCACTTCTTCCACGAGGTGGGCCTGGACTACGTCTCCTGCTCGCCGTTCCGGGTCCCGGTGGCCCGGCTGGAGGCCGGTCGCGCGGCGGTGGAGACCGACGGCTCCGACTCCCGCTGA
- a CDS encoding ABC transporter permease — MSPTAGAVRAGVRRGGIELRNTLTNGQDLWSYFFPTAILLVAMFFMRGSTVPGTDFSLGARALPSTLGMGLVFGGLLGLSQQLIVDREDGTLLRAKATPNGMLGYLIGKIVLISAVSMIGLALQLTPGLFFLDGLRLGDPGAWLTLAWVVPLGLVAALPLGAVIGSLIENPRNMGLVVLPIFGLIALSGIFYPINGLPGWLQGVAQVFPIYWLGLGMRSALLPDGMAAVELGGSWRHLETVGVLGLWAVLGLILAPVVLRRMARRESGSRVAARRERAMQRVG; from the coding sequence ATGAGCCCCACGGCGGGAGCCGTCCGCGCCGGTGTGCGACGCGGCGGTATCGAGCTGCGCAACACCCTCACCAACGGCCAGGACCTGTGGAGCTATTTCTTCCCCACCGCGATCCTGCTGGTGGCGATGTTCTTCATGCGCGGCTCGACGGTGCCCGGCACCGACTTCTCCCTCGGTGCCCGGGCGCTGCCCAGCACCCTCGGCATGGGGCTGGTCTTCGGCGGCCTGCTCGGCCTCTCCCAGCAGCTGATCGTCGACCGGGAGGACGGCACCCTGCTGCGCGCCAAGGCGACGCCGAACGGGATGCTCGGCTATCTGATCGGCAAGATCGTGCTGATCTCGGCGGTGTCGATGATCGGGCTGGCGCTCCAGCTCACACCGGGGTTGTTCTTCCTGGACGGGCTCCGGCTCGGTGACCCCGGCGCCTGGCTCACGCTGGCCTGGGTGGTGCCGCTCGGGTTGGTGGCGGCGCTCCCGTTGGGCGCCGTGATCGGCTCGCTGATCGAGAATCCCCGCAATATGGGCCTGGTGGTGCTGCCCATCTTCGGCCTCATCGCGCTCTCCGGCATCTTCTATCCGATCAACGGCCTGCCGGGCTGGCTCCAGGGCGTCGCGCAGGTCTTCCCGATCTACTGGCTAGGGTTGGGCATGCGCTCGGCGCTGCTCCCCGACGGCATGGCGGCCGTCGAGCTGGGTGGCTCCTGGCGGCACCTGGAGACCGTCGGCGTACTGGGGCTCTGGGCGGTGCTCGGGCTGATCCTGGCCCCGGTCGTGCTGCGCCGGATGGCCCGCCGGGAGTCCGGGTCGCGGGTCGCCGCCCGCCGGGAACGCGCCATGCAGCGGGTGGGATGA
- the dnaG gene encoding DNA primase, with amino-acid sequence MAGRIRDEDIALVRERTSIAEVISDTVTLKSAGGGNLKGLCPFHDEKSPSFNVSPARNVWYCFGCGAGGDAIKFLMDAEHLSFVESVERLAARAGIQLRYVENDTAAPRTRPQQGQRQRLVAAHAAAVEFYRAQLGTAGARPAREFLAQRGFDRAAAERYGCGFAPDAWDLLTKHLRQQGFTHDELVTGGLSRPSRSGTLIDRFRRRLMWPIRDLTGDVIGFGARKLFADDDGPKYLNTPETPIYKKSHVLYGIDQAKREIAKQGKVVVVEGYTDVMACHLAGVPTAVATCGTAFGSDHIAVLRRLLFDSDEVAGEIIFTFDGDAAGQKAALRAFEDDQRFVGRTFIAVSPDNMDPCDLRLAKGDLAVRDLVARREPLVDFALRHVVSRFNLDTVDGRVEAMHRAAPLVASIKDREKREGYGRRLAEDLLGMEIDVVQRAVRAAGTAAPSKGAAPVVRTGQSVPTVDSPQSRVEREALKLALQEPALAGPMFDAVEAAEYRHPLHASVRTAIAAAGGASGGTSGAVWIEKVRDACEDLAAQALVSELSVEPLRLDGEPDPRYVAIQLARLQRGSVTARIREVKSKLQRLNPVSNKDEYFALFGELLSLEQHARALGDQAAGGL; translated from the coding sequence ATGGCGGGGCGGATCCGGGACGAGGACATCGCGCTGGTCCGCGAGCGCACCTCCATCGCGGAGGTCATCTCCGACACGGTCACCCTGAAGTCGGCCGGCGGCGGCAACCTCAAGGGGCTCTGCCCGTTCCACGACGAGAAGAGCCCGTCGTTCAACGTCTCGCCCGCCCGCAACGTGTGGTACTGCTTCGGCTGCGGGGCCGGCGGCGACGCGATCAAGTTCCTGATGGACGCCGAGCACCTGAGCTTCGTGGAGTCCGTCGAGCGGCTCGCCGCCCGCGCCGGCATCCAGCTGCGGTACGTGGAGAACGACACCGCCGCGCCGCGTACCCGGCCGCAGCAGGGGCAGCGGCAGCGGCTGGTGGCCGCGCACGCCGCCGCCGTCGAGTTCTACCGGGCCCAGCTCGGCACCGCCGGTGCCCGCCCGGCCCGGGAGTTCCTCGCCCAGCGCGGCTTCGACCGGGCCGCCGCCGAGCGCTACGGCTGCGGGTTCGCGCCCGACGCCTGGGACCTGCTCACCAAGCACCTGCGCCAGCAGGGCTTCACCCACGACGAGCTGGTCACCGGCGGGCTGTCCCGGCCGTCCCGCTCCGGCACCCTGATCGACCGGTTCCGCCGCCGGCTGATGTGGCCGATCCGCGACCTCACCGGTGACGTGATCGGGTTCGGCGCGCGCAAGCTCTTCGCCGACGACGACGGCCCGAAATACCTGAACACCCCCGAGACGCCGATCTACAAGAAGTCGCACGTCCTCTACGGCATCGACCAGGCCAAGCGGGAGATCGCCAAGCAGGGCAAGGTGGTCGTCGTCGAGGGCTACACCGACGTGATGGCCTGCCACCTGGCCGGGGTGCCGACCGCGGTGGCGACCTGCGGCACGGCGTTCGGCTCCGACCACATCGCTGTCCTGCGTCGGCTGTTGTTTGACAGCGACGAGGTAGCAGGGGAGATCATCTTCACCTTCGACGGGGACGCGGCCGGGCAGAAGGCCGCGCTGCGTGCCTTCGAGGACGACCAGCGCTTCGTCGGGCGTACGTTCATCGCGGTCAGCCCGGACAACATGGATCCCTGCGACCTGCGCCTGGCCAAGGGCGATCTGGCCGTCCGCGACCTGGTCGCCCGCCGCGAACCGCTTGTCGATTTCGCACTTCGTCACGTTGTCAGTCGATTCAATCTCGACACTGTCGACGGCCGCGTTGAAGCCATGCATCGTGCTGCCCCGCTCGTAGCCAGTATCAAGGACCGTGAGAAGCGCGAGGGGTACGGCCGTAGGCTCGCCGAGGACCTTCTCGGTATGGAAATTGATGTGGTGCAACGGGCAGTGCGCGCCGCTGGGACCGCAGCGCCCAGCAAGGGCGCAGCCCCGGTCGTGCGGACCGGTCAGAGCGTGCCGACGGTCGACAGCCCGCAATCTAGGGTCGAGCGCGAAGCACTGAAGCTTGCTCTCCAGGAGCCTGCCCTTGCTGGGCCGATGTTTGATGCGGTAGAAGCCGCTGAGTACCGCCACCCGCTCCACGCATCGGTGCGCACCGCCATTGCCGCAGCCGGTGGGGCCTCCGGCGGCACGAGTGGTGCTGTCTGGATCGAGAAGGTTCGCGATGCCTGTGAGGACCTCGCAGCTCAAGCCCTGGTAAGCGAGCTTTCGGTCGAGCCCCTTCGCCTGGACGGCGAACCGGACCCCAGGTACGTCGCGATCCAGTTGGCACGTCTCCAACGTGGTTCAGTAACTGCCCGTATCCGCGAAGTCAAGTCGAAGCTACAACGGCTGAACCCGGTCAGCAACAAGGACGAGTACTTCGCGCTCTTCGGGGAACTGCTCTCGCTGGAGCAGCATGCGCGGGCACTTGGCGATCAGGCTGCGGGAGGGCTGTGA
- a CDS encoding ABC transporter ATP-binding protein — protein sequence MTAVQLPGVDATPHPPDDDLVLDVRDLRMRYGTVDVLHGVSFAARRGEVLALLGPNGAGKTTTIEILEGFRLRSAGEVRVLGVDPGRGDERWRSRLGVVLQSWRDHGKWRVRDLLSHLGDFYAPYSTDRVRRPWPVDELLATVGLTAHAGKRVHQLSGGQRRRLDVAVGIVGRPELLFLDEPTVGFDPAARREFHELVHRLADLDSTTILLTTHDLDEAEKLADRILILAGGRIIADGSPDELARRVSGDAEIRWSRDGERFVHAAADATGFLRDLLRQHGDAVQELEVRRASLEDAYLALVYEQESGARAGAAARVWQTGDDR from the coding sequence ATGACCGCGGTCCAACTTCCGGGAGTCGACGCGACTCCCCACCCACCCGACGACGACCTCGTCCTCGACGTCCGTGACCTGCGGATGCGCTACGGCACCGTGGACGTGCTGCACGGCGTGAGCTTCGCCGCCCGGCGCGGGGAGGTGCTCGCCCTGCTCGGGCCCAACGGGGCAGGCAAGACCACCACCATCGAGATCCTCGAAGGCTTCCGACTGCGGTCCGCCGGTGAGGTGCGCGTCCTCGGCGTCGACCCGGGCCGGGGCGACGAGCGGTGGCGGTCCCGGCTGGGCGTGGTGCTCCAGTCCTGGCGGGACCACGGCAAGTGGCGGGTCCGGGACCTGCTGTCGCACCTCGGCGACTTCTACGCGCCGTACTCGACCGACCGGGTCCGCCGGCCCTGGCCGGTGGACGAGCTGCTGGCCACGGTCGGCCTGACCGCGCACGCCGGCAAGCGGGTGCACCAGCTCTCCGGCGGCCAGCGCCGCCGGCTCGACGTGGCGGTCGGCATCGTCGGCCGGCCGGAGCTGCTCTTCCTCGACGAGCCGACGGTCGGCTTCGACCCGGCCGCCCGGCGGGAGTTCCACGAGCTGGTGCACCGCCTCGCCGACCTGGACTCCACCACCATCCTGCTCACCACCCACGACCTGGACGAGGCCGAGAAGCTCGCCGACCGGATCCTCATCCTGGCCGGCGGCCGGATCATCGCCGACGGCTCGCCGGACGAGCTGGCCCGCCGGGTCTCCGGGGACGCCGAGATCCGCTGGAGCCGGGACGGCGAGCGCTTCGTGCACGCCGCGGCGGACGCCACCGGCTTCCTCCGCGACCTGCTCCGGCAGCACGGCGACGCGGTGCAGGAGCTGGAGGTGCGGCGGGCCAGCCTGGAGGACGCCTACCTGGCGCTGGTGTACGAGCAGGAGTCCGGTGCCCGGGCCGGTGCGGCCGCCCGGGTCTGGCAGACGGGAGACGACCGATGA
- a CDS encoding BCCT family transporter: protein MAEQVDEGQRQAGRTVDPVVLALSVGGVLAVVAWGVLAQGSLARFGEAGLAWAIATFGWFFVVAADAFLVLAVVLAASRFGRIRLGADDDEPEFDTLAWVAMMFSAGMGIGLVFFAVAEPIQHYATPPPAAGVPPQSGAAASVAMQYTLFHWTLHPWGIYAIAALALAYSTFRKGRGNRISAAFHPLLGARADGGPGRLIDLLAVFATVFGSATSLGLGALQVAAGLDLVAGVPDTRALEVVVIGALTLAFVASAFSGLHRGVKWLSITNVVLAVVLMLFVFVVGPTIYTLEVLPASVGDYLSNLIRMSTRTGAFSDPAWLGSWTIFYWAWWISWAPFVGTFIARISRGRTVRQFLVGVLLVPSGASAVWFAVLGGSALRTQSTGTRDLVADVGASSEQALFGLLDALPLATVTSGVAMVLVALYFVTSADSASLVLGSLTSRGALRPHRVLVVLWGVLIGAVAAALLLAGGLAALQQATILVALPFVVVMLGLAVALVRELAADPAVRPPARPRRSGLAAAVRAARSYGEEDPAPVTRWFHRPRG, encoded by the coding sequence ATGGCGGAGCAGGTGGACGAGGGACAGCGGCAGGCCGGCCGGACGGTGGATCCGGTGGTGCTCGCGCTGAGTGTCGGCGGGGTGCTGGCGGTGGTGGCCTGGGGAGTGCTCGCCCAGGGCTCCCTCGCCCGCTTCGGCGAGGCCGGGCTGGCCTGGGCGATCGCCACGTTCGGCTGGTTCTTCGTGGTCGCCGCCGACGCCTTCCTGGTGCTCGCCGTGGTCCTCGCGGCGTCCCGGTTCGGGCGGATCCGGCTCGGCGCCGACGACGACGAACCGGAGTTCGACACCCTCGCCTGGGTCGCCATGATGTTCAGCGCCGGGATGGGGATCGGCCTCGTCTTCTTCGCCGTCGCCGAACCGATCCAGCACTACGCGACACCGCCACCGGCGGCGGGCGTGCCGCCGCAGAGCGGGGCGGCCGCGTCGGTCGCCATGCAGTACACCCTCTTCCACTGGACCCTGCACCCGTGGGGGATCTACGCGATCGCCGCACTGGCGCTGGCGTACTCGACCTTCCGCAAGGGGCGCGGCAACCGGATCTCGGCGGCGTTCCACCCGCTGCTCGGTGCCCGCGCCGACGGTGGTCCGGGTCGGCTGATCGACCTGCTGGCCGTCTTCGCCACCGTCTTCGGCTCGGCCACCAGCCTGGGTCTCGGCGCCCTCCAGGTGGCCGCCGGTCTGGACCTGGTGGCCGGCGTGCCGGACACCAGGGCGCTGGAGGTCGTGGTGATCGGCGCGCTGACCCTGGCGTTCGTCGCCTCCGCCTTCTCGGGCCTGCACCGGGGCGTGAAGTGGTTGTCCATCACGAACGTGGTGCTCGCCGTCGTGCTGATGCTCTTCGTCTTCGTGGTGGGGCCGACCATCTACACGCTGGAGGTGCTGCCCGCCTCGGTCGGTGACTACCTGAGCAACCTGATCCGGATGTCGACCCGGACGGGGGCGTTCTCCGATCCCGCCTGGCTCGGCTCCTGGACGATCTTCTACTGGGCGTGGTGGATCTCCTGGGCGCCGTTCGTGGGCACGTTCATCGCGCGCATCTCCCGGGGGCGGACGGTCCGCCAGTTCCTCGTCGGCGTCCTGCTGGTCCCCAGCGGGGCGAGCGCCGTGTGGTTCGCCGTGCTCGGCGGAAGCGCGCTGCGGACCCAGTCCACCGGCACCCGGGACCTGGTCGCGGACGTCGGCGCGAGTTCCGAGCAGGCCCTGTTCGGGCTGCTGGACGCGCTGCCGCTGGCCACGGTGACCAGCGGGGTCGCCATGGTGCTGGTCGCGCTCTACTTCGTCACCAGCGCCGACTCGGCCTCGTTGGTGCTGGGGTCGCTGACGTCCCGGGGCGCGCTGCGGCCGCACCGGGTGCTGGTGGTGCTCTGGGGCGTACTCATCGGGGCGGTCGCGGCGGCGTTGCTGCTCGCCGGCGGGCTGGCCGCGTTGCAGCAGGCCACCATCCTGGTCGCGTTGCCGTTCGTGGTGGTGATGCTCGGCCTGGCGGTCGCCCTGGTCCGGGAGCTGGCCGCCGACCCGGCGGTCCGACCACCGGCCCGACCGCGCCGGTCCGGCCTGGCCGCCGCGGTGCGGGCCGCCCGGTCGTACGGGGAGGAGGATCCGGCACCGGTCACCCGCTGGTTCCACCGCCCACGAGGCTGA
- a CDS encoding helix-turn-helix transcriptional regulator, with protein MSETVHNRIAVLRAERGVSRRQLADALGVHYQTVGYLERGEFRPSLHLALRIAAYFEVPVEVVFSIDPFPRIGDATISRSA; from the coding sequence ATGAGTGAGACGGTGCACAACCGGATCGCCGTGCTGCGCGCCGAGCGGGGCGTCTCCCGCCGGCAGCTCGCCGACGCGCTGGGCGTGCACTACCAGACGGTCGGCTACCTGGAGCGGGGCGAGTTCCGGCCGAGCCTGCACCTGGCGCTGCGGATCGCCGCGTACTTCGAGGTGCCGGTCGAGGTGGTCTTCTCCATCGACCCGTTCCCCCGGATCGGCGACGCGACCATCAGCCGCTCCGCCTGA
- a CDS encoding siderophore-interacting protein → MTKKLTAATVLRTERPTPHLIRLVLGGAELAGLPVGEYTDHYVKFVFPPAGVSYPHPVDLATLKRDLPREQWPRLRAYTVRAFDAAAAELTVDIVHHGDEGLAGPWAAALRPGDRVLFTGPGGAYAPDPAADWHLLVGDESALPAIAATLERLPAGAPATVFLEVDGPADELPLASPGAVELTWLHRAGRPVGAALVEAVRALEFRPGAVQAFVHGEAGFVKELRRLLRVERGVPRDALSISGYWRRGFDDEGWRATKADWNRQVEAEEATVTA, encoded by the coding sequence ATGACGAAGAAGCTCACCGCCGCCACGGTCCTGCGTACCGAGCGGCCCACCCCGCACCTGATCCGGCTGGTGCTCGGCGGGGCGGAGCTGGCCGGCCTGCCGGTGGGCGAGTACACCGACCACTATGTCAAGTTCGTCTTCCCGCCGGCCGGGGTCAGCTATCCGCACCCGGTGGACCTGGCCACCCTCAAGCGGGACCTGCCCCGCGAGCAGTGGCCGCGGCTGCGGGCGTACACGGTGCGGGCCTTCGACGCGGCGGCCGCTGAGCTGACCGTCGACATCGTGCACCACGGCGACGAGGGGCTGGCCGGCCCCTGGGCCGCCGCGCTGCGCCCCGGTGACCGGGTGCTCTTCACCGGCCCCGGTGGCGCGTACGCCCCGGACCCGGCCGCCGACTGGCACCTGCTGGTCGGCGACGAGAGCGCGCTGCCGGCGATCGCCGCGACGCTGGAGCGGCTGCCGGCCGGCGCGCCCGCCACGGTCTTCCTGGAGGTCGACGGCCCGGCCGACGAACTGCCGCTGGCCAGCCCGGGTGCGGTGGAGCTGACCTGGCTGCACCGGGCCGGTCGCCCGGTCGGTGCGGCCCTGGTCGAGGCGGTCCGGGCGCTGGAGTTCCGGCCCGGCGCGGTGCAGGCCTTCGTGCACGGCGAGGCCGGCTTCGTCAAGGAGCTGCGCCGGCTGCTGCGGGTCGAGCGGGGCGTGCCGCGCGACGCTCTCTCGATCTCCGGCTACTGGCGGCGCGGCTTCGACGACGAGGGCTGGCGCGCCACCAAGGCCGACTGGAACCGCCAGGTCGAGGCCGAGGAGGCGACCGTCACCGCCTGA